One Vicia villosa cultivar HV-30 ecotype Madison, WI linkage group LG5, Vvil1.0, whole genome shotgun sequence genomic window, cggATCAGGAACTCCTATTGCTTCTAGTTCTAGCTTTCCCCACAAATCATCTAACAtcaaaaaaaacttttttccttttaatcGGTCATAAATAGTTGCTACTCTTTGGTCTTGAGTACATCTATTCCAAAAACCTTCATCGATTCCTAATTTATTGCTGATGTCATTCATTAGTTTATTGATGTCACAATCTCTAGAAACCACTACCCATAACACTAGATCAAAACTATGATCCCTAGTTTGTAATTCATTTTGAATTCTTTTCATAAGAGTTGTTTTTCCGGCCCCACCCATTCCATATAAACCAATTACTCCAACACTCTCATCGTCAAGAGAATTCCATACTTTGTGGACCATCAAGTCTAAGCCTATAGTCTCACTAGAAGGTATCTCAGCTATAGGTTTAGGTGGTTGCTTGAGAGCAATCTGCATATTACTAGCTCTAGCGAGAAGGCCGTTTGCCTGAATGAGCCTCTCAACAATAGTTTTCCCTAACTTGTAGCTTGACACACAGTTCTTCGGGCAATAACCATTCAGACATTGGTTACTTTGAACTTCTTAAGAATTGGGAATATCTTTCATTTTCTGTTAAAAATACACAATCATGAACATACGAGGTAGGCAGAAAATCTAGAAAGAATCTCATTATGTTAGGAAAAAAATCCATCGTAACGAATAACTTGGCACGGTAGTGGGCTTAGATGGTAACCCCACATGCTTTGGTCCAGATGACCGGCTATGAGACTAACCTCTGCTATGTGCATAGGTCTCATCTTAAACACAATTGTTACATGAATATAATTATGtccattattttttaatttgttgttcatacatgaaatataatttaatatgtAACAAACTTATATGTAACTAGCTAGTTAAGCTGACAACAAGCTATATTTTCCGATTTTCAATCTTGAAATTCAATATGATGTAGATTAAAGTCAAATAAATAAAAGCTAGTATGAAAAATACCTCTTCAAGTTTTAGAAATTCTTGTAGCCAACCATTCACTTCATTTGTTCTTTTCATGACTCCAGTGCTCTCAGCTCTATCAATTTCTGTTTGTAcatcctttttcttgttttgaagatCTTCCCATTTTTCTTTTAGAGATTCTAGATTCTCCTGCAGCTTATAAACATAGGCAGCTTGTGCATTTGTGCAACTGAACAAACTTTTGGCAACTTCCCAGATTACACCCAACGCTTCCATGGATTCTTAAAATATTAATCAAGGCttgcaagaaagaaaaaaatgaacgttagacttatatatataaatatttgtgTTGTGAACAATAAAAAAGGTATTTGATTAAACATATAGTTGTTACCTATGATGAAACTCTTGTgcgattatttatttaattggacGCCTAGAACAACATTTATAGAACATAGCTTAAGATTCTTTTCTAAAGTTGAGAAAAAACTTTGGTTTTGTTTTGGATAGGTTAATGATATTGAATAATTCCATATTAACGTGAAGCAAGGAATCAGAAAATTATAGTAAGAATGAAAATGTAATAAGGAATAAAAAAAGTAAGGAAGAAAAGGATCTGGCATTGAGACACAAacctttcattttcattttcatgctTCCAAAATCCAACTGTTTAAGTAAGGTTTAGTTTATGAATAAATAATCTGTTAGTTAATTAGTTATCCCAAATTCAAGAAAATTTATTGAGAAAATCAATGATTCTTGCTGACAGGCTTAATTGGACTTTGTAATGCGATTGAACTCCAGGCTTTGAACTTCACCTCCAGTGGACTGACCCTAACTTGAACTACCCGATATGTTCGTATCCCGTCGTTATCCTCCATAATCTGCAACACGATATACAAATAAATATCAGTAACTGGGAAATTTTAACATTGTTACTGTTATGAATACTAAACTCCATGTTCAACCAAACAGATGGTGGTGACAAGTAACAGTGCAAAACTAACTCACAGATGAAACCATGTTCCATAGACTTTGTTGATAGTCATGATCTTTGCAAGTAAGGAAATGAGCAGTTCCTCTTGAAATCTGAGACACCAACTCGTGTGTTTCTATTTTGCTTTCATTATCAAGAAGGTAATCATACAGATTTTGCAATGCTTGAATCTGGATATAAGAATAACTTAGTTTCAGGGaaaagtttatatttatatacatgTATGAGACCTGCTTTTTACTTCTTTTATGCAATTATCAGACTTCAATGCTACATGCATTTAATTGTTATTGTTATACCATATCTGAAACTATTTAACGAAACTCACACATTCAGTTCATAGCCTATATAAACAAAGAAATAAACAACATCACAACCATAGCTCTCTCTGTGATAAAAACACTTAATCTTGTTAAATTTAATTGAAAAGAAATCCAATTGTGAGAACTTGAAAAGGAACAACCTTCGCGAAGGGAGAACAACTAATAATTCTAAGCCACAACTTAAGCCAAAAAAATCTCATCAACTTTACCTCTTAGTCCATAAACTACTCCTCTCATATGCGTATATGAATTGTGATAACATTGAGGAAGGAACGATGTCTCACGTGtgataaaaatttataaagaacATCTACTGTGGGGCCCTGGTTGCCGAAGGGGATGATATGCAAGTTGAGTACCACCAGTTATGTGCATTGAGGTTTTATCTCTTGTTTCTAGTTGGCACGTCCATGTTTGTGCACAAAAGTGAAACCTATGTTGATGTGGTCTACCTTAATTACTTTGTCGACATGATTGCGACTCCTGAGTGCAACTAGAGCCGCCTATTTGATCTACCTGTATTCGAAGTTGGGCGAGGACTATCTTTGAAAGACAAAGAAGACGAGAGAGAGATGCATGCTGCTTATGGTAATTTACTGTTACCAATATTTTCATAATTCATTTGTTACACTTGTTATTAATATTGTATCCGAACCATTTTCATGGATGGATCATCTCCCACTTCCCTTGCATCAGCGGGTGGGAACCTGCGCCTAGCTACACTAAAGATTGGCCACGTGTTACTACATTTGTTACGTACAAGAGGGATAGTAGCCATTCAAAGTGTATATTGACCGTCATGTACCCAATGAGGTTTGTTTTTTACCATACGAGAGTCACCACGAGATGCATCAATTTGACACCATTTCCTCATACTCCGAATGGTTGGCATGTGGGTCATCTCATTTGTATGCTTATCTGCCCAGGCGAGTCACTAGATGATTTCGAGAGTCACCTGGTACCAGAGGAGTATCGTAGGGTGCTACCTCCTATACATGGGCTTATGCACAACTACATGACATGGTTCTATAAGGTGTCATACCATATCATGACACCAGACGCTCTTGGAATACCACCTAGGCTAGGCCAGTTAATCAGGAGGTACTAGAGGTTACGGATGACCATCTAGAGAGTGTGTCGATGGTTTGTCGGCGTGTTGTGGAGATGGGTAGAGGAGGCATAGAGGATGGAAGTCTCCAATTGACCCTCGTGGAGAACATGATTTCCGAGCTACGAAATATTGTGCAGTACAGGAGGAGACAAAGGGTTAGACATAACTAGTAGTTTATGTTTGGatgtattatttttttgtatttttcagaTAAATGTGATGTATGGTCTTGACTTTTTGGATTAATGTATGACTTTTTACTTTCATATAACTTGGTTTTACTTTGATTTTACTTGGCCTAAAAAAATTACAATGTTGGGACAATGGTGCTGCTCTTAAATGATTTAGGGGGATTTCcgaaaatgcatctctgaaataattCTCCCTTACAATTAACACACTTTCAATATCCTTTAAATGACTTCAGGGGacaattcggagatgcatcttagGATATACCCAAATAAGCATACAAAGACGCATCTTTGAACCATATTTTGTTCAAAATATGGTGGATCCCATAACGACGTATTTTAGTGTAATTTGGGTGCATCCGAAGATGTATTTCTAAACGCATTTAGagcattttcaaatttttaagaGTGTGGGATGCATACTTAAGGGTGGAAAGAGTATTTCCCAATTTTTAAGCCACCTTTGTTTTAATCTCAAACCGTTAAAAATTGGCAATATACAAAATTGAGCTAATTATAGTCTGAAATGAGAAATACCTCACTAATAAAATCATGAGTATAAATACCTTTATACTCACTTCAATTTTTCTAGTACAATTTTTCTCACTTCAATTCAAGCATCAAACATCAAGCATCACATGTTTTCCTAGTACAATTTTTCTCGCTTGAATTCTCATTAATGAAATCATGAGAGTATAAATACCTTTATGTTGACAAGAGTAAACGTGAAATGAAAATATAATGCAACGTGTCTAATATCATGACTCACAATTCTTGAGATAAGAAACAACAAAACTAATCTTGAGAGCAAAAAAGAGGTATTGGACAATTCAGTCACGGTCTTAATTCTAAAGCAAGGAGAAAAGCATGAGTCTTAACACTTTTTCCATTTAGTTTGATGATCTATCTCTTTTATTCTATTTTCTTCAACCAAGACTATGAATATGCAAGATTGAGTAGTATAAAACAGCGACAAACTAAAATTAACAAAGATAGGGTGTTAAGCCTTGATAATCAACAAAGAGCAGAAATGAAATTGGAATTGGAATACACACTCATACTTGTTTATGCTATAAGATTTACATCATTATCAATTAGAGAATTAAAATTTGGTTACCAATATTCACCTGTGCCTTAGACATGTTGAAATTTAGGACGTAATAAGCGTTCAATAATTGTGTCATCCCACTCTAAATTGTCCCACCAGTTGGTCCTTCCTTGGATTGCAACCAAGTTGTCCATGGAAGCAATGCTGGAGTTGAAAGGAAGCTTCCTCAGATTGGGGCAATCAGTTACACGAATACGTTGTAAGGAAGGAAAATTCAAAGCTCTTTTGTGGATGCTCACTAGCTTTGGCATGTTTTCAAGGCAAAGATCTTTAAGATTTGTGAATATATTATCAGTCTTAGATTCTGAGCCAAACTCTTCGTCATCTGTGGCTTCCTTCACCACATGTTCAATTGAACTACAATAAATAACAACAAGATACTCGAGAAGCGGAGCATACCTCAGCCAGGTCAAATGAGTAATTGAACTACAAAAATGTATGCGCACTTGTCGAAGTCTGCCAAGATGGCATTTCTCAGTAACCGATGAACCATCTACGAGGCTGCGTATCATTATAAGATGTATGCAGTCCAAATGAGTCATTTCTGACATGGATGCTAATAATGATGACATTTCAAGTGTGTCTAGCTCGTAATTAGAAAGCCTAAGACGTCGAGAGCAACCTCGTAATTTGGGGGAGTTAAATAGTCTTTGCATACTAGTGATGCCAGTTAATTGAATGCTCAGTTCCTCCATTTTTGGTAAGGATTCCAGCTTCTCTAGTAATGCTATATCTTCTTGTACAGTGCCGTGGAGTCTACTAAATCTAAACACTTTTAATTGTTCAAGACTTTCTATCACTGCCAATGGACTTACTTCACCATCAAAGGCTTTCATATCATCCATAAGGAATACCTTCAAATTTTTCAACTTCTTGAATTCAATGGGAAACGAAGATACAAATGTTCCTGAAATGTTAAGGAACTCCAAGTTGATTATCTCACCAATTTCAGGGGGGAGAAGAACAATATAACAAGTATATGATAAATCCAACACTCTCAAACTTTTTAGGGATTGAAAATTTGTTGATGAAAGATTATTACAAGTGTTGAAAACCCCGTGAAACCTAAAACAAACAGTGGTGAGATTTGGACAAGCTGGTAGATTGTAGTTTTCTGAAAATTTTGTAGCAGTTATTATTGAAATCCTCTCTACAACATTCAATCTTTTAGAATCCATTTTTGATATGGAAAATACTTCCCCCTGAACAACAATTCTGTCTTGGTTTTCGTCTTCATCTCGAGCTAACCATAGTGCCATGTCTCTAATCACATCATGCATCTTAATTGTCCTATTATTCCTCTCAAGATAATGGAAAGATTCGATATCAATACTCTCTTCTAATAGGCATGAAAGTATTAATTTTTCAATAATTGACTTCCCTTCGATGCGCATATCATATATACTCATATCATCTCTAAAGAGAAATCCCTCACCGATCCATCGATCAATAATGTCATCAATGTGTATTTCAAAATCTTCAGGGTATAGTGCGCAATACAGGAAGCAACTTTTATGTGCCTCATCTGGAAGTTTGTCGTAGCTAAACTTGAGGATATTAAAAACTTTATCCTTTAAATTTGAGGCTGTCCAAGGAGAACTCCTCAAATTATTTTTCGCAGCCATCCAAGCTTCAAAACTTTCGACCCCAGCCATGGCACTTCCTACAGTTATTAATGCTAGAGGCAATCCTCCGCATTCTTTAGCCATTTCATGTGCTAGCTTTGGGATCTCTGTGTGGCATTTTAAAGTCTCAGGACCTACTTTCTTACAAAACAAATCAAAAGCTTCTTTTTCTGATAAACATTCTACTTTGAATTTATTTTGAGCTTGCATTTTACCACACACATCTTCAAACCGAGTTGTGAACATTACTTTTGATTTGTTGTTATTTTCTCTCTGAACTGGAACTCCTATTGCGTCTAGTTCCAGCTTTTCCCACAAATCATCTAACATTAACAAAAACTTTTTTCCTTTCAATCGGCCATAAATGTTTGCTACTCTTTGGTCTAGAGTACTTCTATTCCAAAAACCTTCATCGATTCCTATTTTATTGCTGATGTCATTCATTAGTTTATTGATATCACAATCTCTTGAAACCACTACCCACAACACTAGATCAAAACTATGATCCCTCATTTGTAATTCATTGTGAATTCTTTTCATAAGAGTTGTTTTTCCGGCCCCACCCATTCCATATAAACCAATTACTCCAACAGTGTCATCGTCAAGAGAATTCCATACTTTATGGACCATCAAGTCTAAGCCTATAGTCTCACTAGAAGGCATCTCTATAGATTTAGGTAGTTGCTTGAGAGTAATCTGCAGATTGCCAGCTCTAGCTCTCGCAAGCAGGCCATTTGCCTCATCGATCCTCTTAACAATGGTTTTCCCTAACTTGTAGCTTGACACACAGTTCTTTGGGAAATAACCATTCAGACATTGGTTACTTTGAACTTCTTGAGAATTGGGAATATCTTTCATTTTCTGTTAAATATACACAACCATGAACATACGAGGTAGGTAAAAATCTAGAAAGAACTCATTATGTTTGAAAAAAAACCATCGTAACTAAAACTTTGGCACGGTAGTGGGTTTAGATGGTAACCCCTCATGCTTTGGTCCAGATGACCGGCTATGAGACTAATCTCAGCTTAAAATGTTTCATCCCTCTCCAAGAGTTTGTTCTCTAGGGATCAAAACACGTTCCTACTTAACAAACATCGCTGCACTAATTGCATATAAAGAATTTTGTTTCATACAACATAAAAGTTTATAAGCATAATTGTTTCATGAATATAATAATTTCCAATCTTTTTTAATTTGTTGTACATACGTACatgaaatataatttaatttgacaACAAGCtatatttttcaatttctaaacTTGAAATTCAATATGATGTCAGTGGGTTTACATGGTAACCCCAAATATTTTGGTCCAAATGACCGACTACGAGACTAATCTCTGCTATGGTGTCAATATGATGTCAGTGGGTCTAATCTTAAAATGATTCATTGCTCTCAGAGAGTTTGTTTTGTAGAGATCATTCCTTACAAACTCAGCCCTACTTAACAAACGTAGCCGCACTCGTTGCTTATAAATAATTTCATTTCATCCATTATAAAAGTATATAAACATAATTGTTCATGAACATAATTATGTCcattattttaaatttgtttatcatacatgaaatataatttaatttgtaataaaCTTATACGTAACTAGTTGAGTTGACAACAAGCTATATTTACGATTTCCAAACTTGAAATTCAATATCATGTAGATTAAAGTCAAATaaagaaaatacctcttcaagcTTTTGAAATTCCTGTAGCCAACCAATCACTTCATTTGTTCTTTTCATGACTCCTGTGCGCTCAGCGCTATcaatttctgtttgcacatcctttttcttattttgaaGATCTTCCCATTTTTCCTTCAGAGATTGGAGATTCTCCTGCAGCTTATAAACATAGGCAGCTTGTGAATTTGTGCAACTGAACAAAATTTTAGCAACTTCCCATATTACACCCAACGCTTCCATGGTTTGTATAGTTGGATTCTCAAGATATTAATTAAGGGTGCTAAGAAAAAAGAAAATCTGAATGTTAgagttatatatataaatatttgtgTTGTGAACAATAAAAAAGGTATTTAATTAAACATATAGTTGTTACCTATGATGAAACTCTtgtgattatttattttattggacgCCTAGGATAACCTTTATAGAACATAGATTAAGATTGTTTTGTAAAGTTTAGAAAGAATattggttttggttttggtgtGGTTAATGATATTGAATAATTCCATATTAAAGTGAAGCAAGGAATCAAAAAGTTATAGTAAGAATGAAAATTGTAATagggaattaaaaaaaaaaaaaagtgaggaagaaaaGGATCTGGCATTGAGACACTAacctttcattttcattttcatgctTTCAAGTTCCAATTGTTTAAATAAGGTTTAATTTATGAATAAATAATTGGTTAGTTAATACAGTTATCCCAAATTCAAGAAAACCAATAGAGGAATTATAATGTACCTCGACTTTCTCTTCCGCTTCCATTTGTTACTGGGAAGAACAGTAGCATCATCCTTTTGAATAGGGTGGTGAAAATGGATTTGTTACCCTCTAGCTGAAGTGGGTTGGGGGAAATCAATGATGCTTGCTGCAGACATGTCGGAGAGACAACAGCAAAAACTACCTTAATTAGCAGACCCATAAGCAGAAGTTGCAAATAAACAGTCAGCCTGCATAAGCATTGGAAACAGAATGATTGTGATCATATGACCcaattattaaaattatgatTGATTCAAATGTACTGTTCATGGTGTATGAGGAAAATAGTTCGCATTCTTACTTTATTAGAGCAAGATATTTGATTAGCTTGAATTTTTACATTTCTCCCCACAAACAAATCAAGAataattgacaaaatattgacaGTGAACTCCATCAAACCTGAACTTTCTCCAAATCATCTTTTGGGAAGGGAAAGGTATATACAAAACCTGCAGCAAGAGGATTTTACTTTTGACCTATGAGGAGTAATGTCACCCTCACGTCGTAATAGGATTGAACTCCAGGCTTTGAACTTCACCTCCAATGGACCAACCCTAACTTGAGCTACCCGATTGTCCCAATTCAATATCAATAAATTAACAGGACACCAATAAATCATCTGAACTACTTGGCACTACTGTGAACAGAGccggaaaaaaataatatatacttTAGTTAAGAACCATACTTGGAAAGAAATCATCTGAACTAGGCACCAGCGGCAACATGTACACTCTGACCGAGTGACTAGGTATATTATCATCAACTTCTGTTTCTATTTTGTTTTCATACAGATTTTGCAATGCTTAAATCTGGATATAAGAATAATTTAGTTTCATGGAAAAGTTAATATTTACATACATGTAATTAGCATACATATATGAGAAAAACCTGCTTTTTACATCTTTTATGCCATTACCAGACTTCAATGCTACGTGCATTTAATTGTTATCGTTGTGCCATATCTGAAACTAATTAACCCAAACTCACATTCAGTTCATAgcctatatcaacaaagaaataAACAACATCACAACCATAGCTCTCTCTGCAATAAAAACACCAAATCTTGTTAAATTTAATTGAAAAGAAATCCAATTGTGAGAACTTGAAAAGGAACAACCTTCACCAAGGGAGAACAACTAATGTGTCTAAGCCAGAACAACCTCATCATATTT contains:
- the LOC131602744 gene encoding probable disease resistance protein At5g63020 isoform X2; amino-acid sequence: MEAEEKVELQENLQSLKEKWEDLQNKKKDVQTEIDSAERTGVMKRTNEVIGWLQEFQKLEEKMKDIPNSQEVQSNQCLNGYFPKNCVSSYKLGKTIVKRIDEANGLLARARAGNLQITLKQLPKSIEMPSSETIGLDLMVHKVWNSLDDDTVGVIGLYGMGGAGKTTLMKRIHNELQMRDHSFDLVLWVVVSRDCDINKLMNDISNKIGIDEGFWNRSTLDQRVANIYGRLKGKKFLLMLDDLWEKLELDAIGVPVQRENNNKSKVMFTTRFEDVCGKMQAQNKFKVECLSEKEAFDLFCKKVGPETLKCHTEIPKLAHEMAKECGGLPLALITVGSAMAGVESFEAWMAAKNNLRSSPWTASNLKDKVFNILKFSYDKLPDEAHKSCFLYCALYPEDFEIHIDDIIDRWIGEGFLFRDDMSIYDMRIEGKSIIEKLILSCLLEESIDIESFHYLERNNRTIKMHDVIRDMALWLARDEDENQDRIVVQGEVFSISKMDSKRLNVVERISIITATKFSENYNLPACPNLTTVCFRFHGVFNTCNNLSSTNFQSLKSLRVLDLSYTCYIVLLPPEIGEIINLEFLNISGTFVSSFPIEFKKLKNLKVFLMDDMKAFDGEVSPLAVIESLEQLKVFRFSRLHGTVQEDIALLEKLESLPKMEELSIQLTGITSMQRLFNSPKLRGCSRRLRLSNYELDTLEMSSLLASMSEMTHLDCIHLIMIRSLVDGSSVTEKCHLGRLRQVRIHFCSSITHLTWLRYAPLLEYLVVIYCSSIEHVVKEATDDEEFGSESKTDNIFTNLKDLCLENMPKLVSIHKRALNFPSLQRIRVTDCPNLRKLPFNSSIASMDNLVAIQGRTNWWDNLEWDDTIIERLLRPKFQHV
- the LOC131602744 gene encoding probable disease resistance protein At5g63020 isoform X3, whose product is MEAEEKVEENLQSLKEKWEDLQNKKKDVQTEIDSAERTGVMKRTNEVIGWLQEFQKLEEKMKDIPNSQEVQSNQCLNGYFPKNCVSSYKLGKTIVKRIDEANGLLARARAGNLQITLKQLPKSIEMPSSETIGLDLMVHKVWNSLDDDTVGVIGLYGMGGAGKTTLMKRIHNELQMRDHSFDLVLWVVVSRDCDINKLMNDISNKIGIDEGFWNRSTLDQRVANIYGRLKGKKFLLMLDDLWEKLELDAIGVPVQRENNNKSKVMFTTRFEDVCGKMQAQNKFKVECLSEKEAFDLFCKKVGPETLKCHTEIPKLAHEMAKECGGLPLALITVGSAMAGVESFEAWMAAKNNLRSSPWTASNLKDKVFNILKFSYDKLPDEAHKSCFLYCALYPEDFEIHIDDIIDRWIGEGFLFRDDMSIYDMRIEGKSIIEKLILSCLLEESIDIESFHYLERNNRTIKMHDVIRDMALWLARDEDENQDRIVVQGEVFSISKMDSKRLNVVERISIITATKFSENYNLPACPNLTTVCFRFHGVFNTCNNLSSTNFQSLKSLRVLDLSYTCYIVLLPPEIGEIINLEFLNISGTFVSSFPIEFKKLKNLKVFLMDDMKAFDGEVSPLAVIESLEQLKVFRFSRLHGTVQEDIALLEKLESLPKMEELSIQLTGITSMQRLFNSPKLRGCSRRLRLSNYELDTLEMSSLLASMSEMTHLDCIHLIMIRSLVDGSSVTEKCHLGRLRQVRIHFCSSITHLTWLRYAPLLEYLVVIYCSSIEHVVKEATDDEEFGSESKTDNIFTNLKDLCLENMPKLVSIHKRALNFPSLQRIRVTDCPNLRKLPFNSSIASMDNLVAIQGRTNWWDNLEWDDTIIERLLRPKFQHV
- the LOC131602744 gene encoding probable disease resistance protein At5g63020 isoform X1, which encodes MEALGVIWEVAKILFSCTNSQAAYVYKLQENLQSLKEKWEDLQNKKKDVQTEIDSAERTGVMKRTNEVIGWLQEFQKLEEKMKDIPNSQEVQSNQCLNGYFPKNCVSSYKLGKTIVKRIDEANGLLARARAGNLQITLKQLPKSIEMPSSETIGLDLMVHKVWNSLDDDTVGVIGLYGMGGAGKTTLMKRIHNELQMRDHSFDLVLWVVVSRDCDINKLMNDISNKIGIDEGFWNRSTLDQRVANIYGRLKGKKFLLMLDDLWEKLELDAIGVPVQRENNNKSKVMFTTRFEDVCGKMQAQNKFKVECLSEKEAFDLFCKKVGPETLKCHTEIPKLAHEMAKECGGLPLALITVGSAMAGVESFEAWMAAKNNLRSSPWTASNLKDKVFNILKFSYDKLPDEAHKSCFLYCALYPEDFEIHIDDIIDRWIGEGFLFRDDMSIYDMRIEGKSIIEKLILSCLLEESIDIESFHYLERNNRTIKMHDVIRDMALWLARDEDENQDRIVVQGEVFSISKMDSKRLNVVERISIITATKFSENYNLPACPNLTTVCFRFHGVFNTCNNLSSTNFQSLKSLRVLDLSYTCYIVLLPPEIGEIINLEFLNISGTFVSSFPIEFKKLKNLKVFLMDDMKAFDGEVSPLAVIESLEQLKVFRFSRLHGTVQEDIALLEKLESLPKMEELSIQLTGITSMQRLFNSPKLRGCSRRLRLSNYELDTLEMSSLLASMSEMTHLDCIHLIMIRSLVDGSSVTEKCHLGRLRQVRIHFCSSITHLTWLRYAPLLEYLVVIYCSSIEHVVKEATDDEEFGSESKTDNIFTNLKDLCLENMPKLVSIHKRALNFPSLQRIRVTDCPNLRKLPFNSSIASMDNLVAIQGRTNWWDNLEWDDTIIERLLRPKFQHV